A segment of the Mycobacterium intracellulare ATCC 13950 genome:
GCCGTGCCCGAGCGGCGCCGCCACCGGGTGGATCGGTAGCCCGCGCGCATGACAAACTTGACGGCGTGACGCGTCCGCGACCTTCCATCGGCCCCGCGCTGACCGGTGCTGTCGATCTGTCCGGTCTCAAGCAGCGCGCCCAGTCGCCCGGCGCCGCTCCGGGAGGGCCCACGTCCCCGACCCCCGAGGGGGGTGGCATCACCGCGGTCACCGAGGCCAACTTCGAGGCCGAGGTTCTGCTGCGGTCCGAGGAAGTGCCGGTCGTCGTGCTGCTGTGGTCGCCGCGCAGCGACGCGTGCGTCCAGCTTCTCGACACGCTGTCCGGGCTGTCCGGCCAGGACAACGGCAAGTGGTCGCTGACCTCCGTCAATGTCGATGTCGCGCCCAGGGTCGCCCAGATCTTCGGCGTCGACGCCGTCCCCACCGTGGTGGCCTTGGCGGCCGGGCAGCCGATCTCGAGTTTCCAAGGCGTGCAGCCGGCCGAGCAACTGCGCGGCTGGCTGGACCAAATCCTCTCCGCGACCGCCGGGAAGCTTAGGGGCGCAACGGGTTCCGCGGAACCCGACGTCGTCGACCCCGAGCTGGCCGCGGCGCGCCAGCAGCTGGAGGACGGTGACTTCGAGGCCGCCAAGGCGTCCTATCAGTCGATCCTGGATGCCAACCCGGCCAGCGCGGAGGCCAAGGGCGCGATCCGCCAGATCGAGTTCCTGACGCGCGCGACCGCCCAGCGCCCGGACGCCGTCGCGGTCGCCGACGCGGCGCCGACCGACATCGAAGCCGCCCTCGCGGCCGCCGACGTGCAGATCCTCAACCAAGAGGTCGCCGCCGCGTTCGAGCGACTGATCGCCTTGGTGCGCAGCACATCCGGCGATGATCGCGCGTTGGTGCGCACCCGCCTGGTGGAGCTGTTCGAACTGTTCGACCCGGCCGATCCCGAGGTCGTCGTCGGGCGACGAAACCTCGCCAACGCGCTGTACTGACGCGAAATCGGCTCACGAACGTCGAGTTGTTGGCGCCAACAGCGCCGAAATCGCGCAACTAGTCCACGTTCGGCGATGGGGTTAAGGGCCCCTACTCCGGTTCCAGCCACAGCGCCGACGTGGGCGGCAACACCAGCACCGCCGAGGCCGGGCGCCCGTGCCATGGGTCCTCGGTGGCATCGACACCGCCCATGTTCCCGACCCCCGAACCGTTGTAGACGGTGGCGTCGGTGTTGAGCACCTCGCGCCATCGGCCCGCCGACGGCAGGCCCAGCCGGTAGCCGCCGTGCTCGGCACCGGCGAAATTGAACACGCACGCCATCACCGAGCCGTCCTTGCCGTAACGCAGGAAGCTCAAGACGTTGTTGCCCGAGTCGTTGGCGTCGATCCAGGAGTAGCCGTCGGGCACGGTGTCTTGGCTCCACAGCGCCGGGTGGCTGCGGTAGATGTTGTTGATGTCGCGCACCATGCGCAGGACGCCGTTGGAGAATCCCTGCTCGTCGAGCTGCCACCAATCCAGACCGCGCTCTTCGGACCACTCGGCGCGCTGGCCGAATTCCTGGCCCATGAACAGCAATTGCTTGCCCGGGTGCGCCCACTGGTAGGCGAGCAGGCTGCGCAGGCCGGCGGCCTTGACGTGATTGTTGCCCGGCATGCGTCCCCACAGCGTTCCCTTGCCGTGGACCACCTCGTCATGGCTGATCGGCAGCACGTAGTTCTCGCTGAACGCATAAAGCATCGAGAACGTCATCTCGTGGTGGTGATAGCTCCGATAGATCGGATCGCGGCTGATGTAGTCGAGCGTGTCATGCATCCAGCCCATGTTCCACTTCATTGAAAAGCCCAGGCCGCCAAGGTTTGTCGGCCGGGTGACCCCGGGCCAGGAGGTCGACTCCTCGGCGATGGTGACGATGCCCGGGGCGCTCTTGTGCGCCGTGGCGTTCATCTCCTGCAGGAACTGGACCGCCTCCAAGTTCTCCCGCCCGCCGTAGATGTTCGGCGTCCAGCCGCCTTCGGGGCGGGAGTAATCCAAGTACAGCATCGACGCGACCGCGTCCACACGTAGTCCATCGATGTGAAATTCCTCGAGCCAGAACAAGGCGTTGGCCACCAGGAAGTTGCGTACCTCACGGCGACCGAAGTCGAAAACGTAGGTGCCCCAGTCGAGTTGCTCACCGCGTTGCGGGTCGGAATGTTCGTAAAGCGGGGTGCCGTCGAAGCGGGCCAGCGCCCACGCGTCCTTCGGGAAGTGTGCCGGCACCCAGTCCACCAGCACGCCGATACCGGCCTGGTGCAGGGCGTCGACCAGGGCCCGGAATTCGTCCGGGGTGCCGAACCGGGACGTCGGGGCGTAGTACGACGTCACCTGGTATCCCCAGGATCCGGCGAAGGGATGTTCGGCGACCGGGAGCAGCTCGACGTGGGTGAATCCGTGCTCCACAACGTAATCCGTCAGCTCGCGGGCCAACTGGCGGTAGTTGAGCCCGGGTCGCCATGAACCCAGGTGAACCTCGTAGGTGCTCATCGGCTCGAACACCGGGTTGCGCCCGGCGCGTTGCGTCATCCAGTCCGCGTCTTCCCAGGTGTACTTGCTGCGCGTCACCCGGGAGGCCGTGTGCGGCGGCACCTCGGTGGCGAAGGCCATGGGGTCGGCGCGTTCGGTGACCACTCCGTCGGCGCCATGAACGCGAAACTTGTACAGCCCCTCCAGCGGGAAGCCGGGCCAGAACAGCTCCCACACGCCCGAGGAGCCCAACACCCGCATCGGGGCGTCGTTGCCGGTCCAGCCGTTGAACTCGCCGATCAGGCTGACGCCCTTGGCGTTGGGCGCCCACACCGCGAACGACACCCCGGTGACCACGCCGTCGGCCGTCGTGAACGAGCGAGGATGCGCGCCAAGGACTTCCCAGAGGCGCTCGTGGCGCCCTTCGGCGAACAGATGAAGGTCGACCTCGCCGAGGGTGGGCAGGAAACGGTAGGCGTCGGCGACGACGTAGGGGTCGGCGCCCTCGTAGGTGATCTGGAGCCGATAGTCGATCAGGTTGGTGAACGGCAGCGCCACGGCGAACAGCCCGGACTCGACGTGCTGCATCGGGAATCGGTCGTCGCCGACGATCGCGACGACCTCGACCGCGTGGGGCCGGTACGCCCGAATGACGGTGTGGTCGCCGTATTCGTGGGCCCCCAGCACGCCGTGCGGGTTGTGGTGCGTGCCGGCGACCAGGCGCGACAGGTCGGCGGGGTCGGGCGCCAGGTGCGTCCGAGCGAGTTGGTCGGCTTGGCTCATGTCCCTTTCGCCTCCGGTCCGTTTCATGTCTGGTGTCAATGCCTGCGCAGCAGCGTCATTCGAGCGTCATGCGGTACGCGCGGCATGTTGATGATGTGCGCGACCGCCTGCCCGGGATCGATGCGAACGTAATTGGCTTGTCCCCATTGGAATTCCTGGCCGGTGATCTCGTCGCGCACCCAAAAGCGCTCGTAGGGCTCCATACCCAGTGCGGCCATATCCAAAAACAGGGTCGCTTCCTCGGGGCCGAAGGCGTTGAGCGTCACCACCACCAACACGCAGTCGCCGGTGGCCGGGTCGAACTTGCTGTAGGCGAGCAGCGCGTCGTTGTCGACGCTGTGGAAATGGATGGTGCGCAGCTGCTCGAGGGCCGGGTGGAGTCGGCGAATCGCGTTGAGCTGCGTGATGAATGGCTCAAGCGAGCGTCCCTCGGCGAGCGCACCCGCGAAATCGCGAGGCCGCAACTCGTACTTCTCGGAGTCCAGGTACTCCTCGCTGCCTTCGCGCACCGCGCGATGCTCGAACAGCTCGTATCCCGAATACACGCCCCAGGCCGGTCCCATCGTCGCGGCCAGCACCGCACGGATGGCGAACATCCCGGGCCCGTTGTGCTGCAAGATGGCGTGCAGGATGTCGGGGGTGTTGACGAACAGGTTGGGCCGGCGAAAGTCGGCCAAAGCGGCGATCTCGTTACCGAATTCGGTCAGCTCCCACTTCGCCGTGCGCCAGGTGAAGTAGCTGTACGACTGCGTGAAGCCCAGTTTGGCCAGCCCGTACTGGCGGGCCGGCGGCGTGAAGGCCTCGGAGAGAAACAGCACGTCGGGGTCGATGGCCTTGACCGCGGCGATCAACCACGCCCAGAAGTCCGGCGGCTTGGTGTGCGGGTTGTCGACGCGAAAGACCTTGACGCCGTGGTCCATCCAGTGCCGGACCACGCGCAGCACCTCGTCGTAGAGGCCGGCCGGGTCGTTGTCGAAGTTGATCGGATAGATGTCCTGGTACTTCTTGGGCGGGTTCTCCGCGTAGGCGATGGTGCCGTCGGGCAATTCGGTGAACCAGTTGCGGTGGTTACGCGCCCAGGGATGGTCCGGCGCGCATTGCAGCGCCAGGTCCAGCGCCACCTCCATGCCCAATTCGCGTGTCGCGGCGACGAACGCGTCGAAGTCCTCGATGGTGCCCAAATCCGGGTGGACGGCGTCATGGCCTCCCTCATCGCTGCCGATCGCCCAGGGAGAACCCACATCTGTCGGAGCGGCGGTGGGGGAGTTGTTGCGCCCCTTGCGATGTATCTTGCCGATCGGATGGATCGGCGGCAGGTAGACGACGTCGAACCCCATCGCCGCGATGCGCCCGAGCGCGGCGGTTGCGGTGGCGAATGTGCCGTGCACGGGGTTGCCGTCGGCGTCCCATCCGCCGGTCGAGCGGGGAAACATCTCATACCAGGAGCCGAACCGGGCCAACGGCCGGTCCACCCAGACGCTGTACTGCTCGCCGCGCGTGACGAAGTCGCGAAGCGGGTGCTCCGCCAGGATTTCCTCGATCTCCG
Coding sequences within it:
- a CDS encoding alpha-1,4-glucan--maltose-1-phosphate maltosyltransferase, with the protein product MPGRVEIDNVQPVVSCGAFPAKAVVGEVVPVSAAVWREGHEAVAATLVVRYLGPGYPQVTETRRVKAVQAAAKPVTDRDGKVDQQKVKPLALPMTMGLEPYVFHGQFTPDQVGLWTFRVEGWGDPIHTWRHGLVAKLDAGQGEKELSNDLLVGAGLFERAASEVPRARREPLLAAAAALRTPGDPVTRTALALGPEIEEILAEHPLRDFVTRGEQYSVWVDRPLARFGSWYEMFPRSTGGWDADGNPVHGTFATATAALGRIAAMGFDVVYLPPIHPIGKIHRKGRNNSPTAAPTDVGSPWAIGSDEGGHDAVHPDLGTIEDFDAFVAATRELGMEVALDLALQCAPDHPWARNHRNWFTELPDGTIAYAENPPKKYQDIYPINFDNDPAGLYDEVLRVVRHWMDHGVKVFRVDNPHTKPPDFWAWLIAAVKAIDPDVLFLSEAFTPPARQYGLAKLGFTQSYSYFTWRTAKWELTEFGNEIAALADFRRPNLFVNTPDILHAILQHNGPGMFAIRAVLAATMGPAWGVYSGYELFEHRAVREGSEEYLDSEKYELRPRDFAGALAEGRSLEPFITQLNAIRRLHPALEQLRTIHFHSVDNDALLAYSKFDPATGDCVLVVVTLNAFGPEEATLFLDMAALGMEPYERFWVRDEITGQEFQWGQANYVRIDPGQAVAHIINMPRVPHDARMTLLRRH
- a CDS encoding tetratricopeptide repeat protein, yielding MTRPRPSIGPALTGAVDLSGLKQRAQSPGAAPGGPTSPTPEGGGITAVTEANFEAEVLLRSEEVPVVVLLWSPRSDACVQLLDTLSGLSGQDNGKWSLTSVNVDVAPRVAQIFGVDAVPTVVALAAGQPISSFQGVQPAEQLRGWLDQILSATAGKLRGATGSAEPDVVDPELAAARQQLEDGDFEAAKASYQSILDANPASAEAKGAIRQIEFLTRATAQRPDAVAVADAAPTDIEAALAAADVQILNQEVAAAFERLIALVRSTSGDDRALVRTRLVELFELFDPADPEVVVGRRNLANALY
- the glgB gene encoding 1,4-alpha-glucan branching protein GlgB — its product is MSQADQLARTHLAPDPADLSRLVAGTHHNPHGVLGAHEYGDHTVIRAYRPHAVEVVAIVGDDRFPMQHVESGLFAVALPFTNLIDYRLQITYEGADPYVVADAYRFLPTLGEVDLHLFAEGRHERLWEVLGAHPRSFTTADGVVTGVSFAVWAPNAKGVSLIGEFNGWTGNDAPMRVLGSSGVWELFWPGFPLEGLYKFRVHGADGVVTERADPMAFATEVPPHTASRVTRSKYTWEDADWMTQRAGRNPVFEPMSTYEVHLGSWRPGLNYRQLARELTDYVVEHGFTHVELLPVAEHPFAGSWGYQVTSYYAPTSRFGTPDEFRALVDALHQAGIGVLVDWVPAHFPKDAWALARFDGTPLYEHSDPQRGEQLDWGTYVFDFGRREVRNFLVANALFWLEEFHIDGLRVDAVASMLYLDYSRPEGGWTPNIYGGRENLEAVQFLQEMNATAHKSAPGIVTIAEESTSWPGVTRPTNLGGLGFSMKWNMGWMHDTLDYISRDPIYRSYHHHEMTFSMLYAFSENYVLPISHDEVVHGKGTLWGRMPGNNHVKAAGLRSLLAYQWAHPGKQLLFMGQEFGQRAEWSEERGLDWWQLDEQGFSNGVLRMVRDINNIYRSHPALWSQDTVPDGYSWIDANDSGNNVLSFLRYGKDGSVMACVFNFAGAEHGGYRLGLPSAGRWREVLNTDATVYNGSGVGNMGGVDATEDPWHGRPASAVLVLPPTSALWLEPE